A single Garra rufa chromosome 9, GarRuf1.0, whole genome shotgun sequence DNA region contains:
- the znf1035 gene encoding zinc finger protein 1035 — protein MDCNGIPVGPEESFAHEIEELIEKENFSSMMDLQDISESDIKDLESGSLQHTCYESPWPDVMDSADLEQAELGDKGENNGNMTPCSLPNSVEIESTLEAYSDKAILEPAFETNASLVEYSDISSCSDTEANLDCNFSSSIDVNMDDNQAGQPSEEGDLNSSNTMHVSSAEVWHSTVEAVMSENEQQDTGPPVTTSEGKERVNHTGSDCSEIPCTEVQGEDNMNGAGPLSKDGQNEERELTDLECFLDHCEELGTSLDGSTCASNHANFDTSSSNEESTSNGYENANGDENACPTIDSKDSSVCQLQRTTPDPENTSSKPELEGTFVLSGGGKGSLDDYQLEEINPDPEPTFQETVEISGHEKDSIDVCQLESTSSKPEFQETVGLSRHGKDSLDGCQLESTSSKPTFQETVEISNHKKDSLDGCQLESTSSKPLFQETVELSGHGKDFHDGCQLESTSSKPEFQETVGLSGHGKDFHDGCQLESTSSQPEFQETVGISGHGKESPDSCQLESNKQDPKSTTSKLDHGNSSQLEGQKCFTSDDEQVERSSFGFLESCFGLKSIAQNNEKLFNHIKPPVLLKTAFESNNIIDEGTDAPKYLSTDQMSKTSLDPGQQNVTIASKDSLPRIKTQKRKLQPVVLLETTEKKTCNEKKYHCFECQESTQSVDELIEHYHSMHAHHKSQYCPTCESYFTDGSLAGKHFCGEVKLIDKLESSPSYTKGLTREKAKFICKYCRKSFVRKPYYEEHMLNHRVVTHHRCEICGLYFPNAHKRLSHKRKGTCTPLILDPSLETADHSESSHKKSDIRGVVETVVETDVNVELRNCFVKLMDVCKTSQSPERIRCEVCGKAFRLRAQLNAHLRSHSDEKPFKCDDCGKAFKYTWNLNKHKREQCFQKIVQHEKPSVPDSQISPKFKCPICFRMFKYSYNRTRHLRQQCLRDYMKNGKGKIGDKYRCPLCKDMFTVAGNRNRHIKQTCIKLKRYTAKGKVKKRKDELHNTKKENKVSPLTLSQQKALRYKCTFCPLEYSSKSGFYNHLAKHKLLGHAKKAIKQKHGNAGDLKSSSSAGQIPTSQESAEKDARLPFACRYCGRAFASPDSLKKHLQLHKGNKPFRCLDCGKNFARHGHLMAHKNVHRRNVQCSVCWEVLPSIGDLLKHRQAHPKKGMLKCPDCPLQFKFPVFLLRHVATHERRRKLNELLPPKEQATPQKVQEIYKEEFKCGLCQEVFVDSKALSEHCLTHMPGPSESKCKYCKSHFSNHAGLIRHLRLHTGERPYPCPTCGRHFHRKEALKLHQEKCTVEQPLPLLTSNAKQVQAENSVDTASKKTSNVYNCSYCPHSFRFPNNLKLHERAHLAKTVFPCSKCGKYYRRRKFKDHVELCNGDKIKPVCRKCGRIFTRKNYRNAHEKQCQGKQDKTETETNTGTNNKGKFKHKCPRCFRCFRSSSFLQRHLSLHSNETAYACMHCGQKFDSPDQCLQHEAFCDGVIKERRLESLRGSEKIKSIFAEVKNQKEANAGPGENGESLKCKFCTKSFLRARYLRRHILTHTEVKPYRCKTCESCFSRYDHLKLHQARCRGKRQLEVRVVKMSLDTLSPQSKAQEDSDNLQCKVCSKQMSTLSDLKRHMAMLHILNKPFPCKRCGQTYSSEKTLRRHNLTIKCKKIPKESVPPAENEVQTQPCRETSKLLQRIQVHYMNKFKYQCEYCPRRFKLSGQLKVHLRLHTGEKPYGCANCGEHFIRTDYLKRHLAKCNGKGENQEKIVCDKCGDLFTQDTLSIHQKTCVISSKSSQEVNNKDKSPPKIKGFSCANCSDRFLLFSQLQQHFLAKHRSDQPQELSNVQQQLVSNPMQVIKQEQVDEGYGQNQESSSQINARERRACTNTDNTDKPLKCPVCNMRFSRSTGLGMHMRIHKGVYPLSCSKCLVGFWTRKRMEKHRRKCTGHTVISNNGSAMESGGELNDTVLVFNKGSNTTGTGVLQTKFSCKDQDQENDAEKGDASIHKYQCSECDQSFTDGLRLISHLEEHGRADQERKSDIHRCPVCNKVFAQAGILQRHMKMQHHRKMDNTCEICSKHFRFPSDLEIHRSAHDPNRPFACDNCKMRFWTAKALTSHHRMVHLHTQRPNSKEPSVKARTEQAEVYRCEPCDKTYTIKRSYMKHCKVKHKEDFIKALVDNELKRTSDSASQESDKEDSRNFDDEDDSDNDSDSAPYFPCHVCGKTFLTSESLEDHQRCHLGEKPFECEECGKCFFQLANLQQHQRCHKSEFQCQMCGKGFVSLFSLRKHKQTHIRKSPHRCTKCHLSFTRSTELAEHMVTHRDENFPCDLCDEIFSCKTSRAEHRKMHTEQEEELPPLIPPKQPQTIQATPAISNNVEQYKYRCGICQIRFPDPEQLSEHGCNPAKERPYSCPECNKHFLHGSHLKKHQLSHQLSGPRSYQCNHCSMSFTHHHLFLTHLRSHGNEKTSKDTNFPTSEKMVRVEPVKRDKIYQCPICPESFYQALDLANHLSVHSHMCSVCTMTFPTKKDLDEHEQCHLTAATQYECTECGDSFLGSDAFRKHHCSNRKLTFPEKHRSEPSASSSKKQSSGTPFQTRDEEEEEVDVGEDFIICPICKRRFSSNSSLMEHHKKHHEDPRPFKCLVCKKGFTKKRYLTQHQQIHSERPYQCDVCSESFKTEHSLVTHRKIHDANRQHQCPICSKSYLTAHDLAKHKRKQHAEHQSQSEANGEYRCDMCYKSFAMFAHLQKHQESHVGQVVYECTECDKAFAFLNLLEEHQRTHGAASTESQSPTHFPYQSSVNE, from the coding sequence ATGGACTGTAATGGAATTCCAGTGGGACCAGAGGAGAGCTTTGCTCATGAGATAGAAGAGTTAATAGAGAAGGAGAACTTTTCAAGCATGATGGATTTGCAAGACATTTCTGAATCTGACATAAAAGATTTGGAGTCTGGTTCTCTGCAGCACACATGCTATGAATCTCCTTGGCCAGATGTAATGGACTCAGCTGACCTTGAACAAGCTGAGTTAGGAGATAAAGGAGAAAATAATGGTAACATGACACCATGTTCCTTGCCTAACTCAGTAGAGATTGAGTCCACATTGGAAGCATATTCTGACAAGGCAATATTAGAACCTGCTTTTGAGACAAATGCTAGTCTTGTTGAATATTCAGATATTAGCAGCTGCTCTGACACAGAAGCCAATCTTGATTGCAATTTCAGTTCATCCATTGATGTCAACATGGATGACAACCAGGCTGGTCAGCCTTCAGAAGAAGGAGACCTGAATTCAAGTAATACAATGCACGTATCTTCTGCTGAGGTATGGCATAGTACTGTGGAAGCAGTAATGAGTGAAAATGAACAGCAGGACACTGGACCTCCAGTGACCACAAGTGAGGGCAAAGAGAGGGTAAACCATACTGGTAGCGACTGTAGTGAGATTCCATGTACAGAAGTACAAGGTGAGGACAATATGAATGGTGCAGGACCTTTATCAAAAGATGGGCAAAATGAGGAAAGGGAACTGACTGATTTGGAATGTTTTTTGGATCATTGCGAAGAGCTTGGTACCTCTCTGGATGGTTCCACTTGTGCCTCAAACCATGCAAATTTTGATACTTCATCTTCTAATGAAGAATCAACCTCTAATGGGTATGAAAACGCAAATGGGGATGAAAACGCTTGCCCAACTATAGATTCCAAAGATTCAAGTGTTTGCCAATTACAAAGGACAACCCCAGATCCTGAAAACACATCGTCAAAACCTGAACTTGAAGGGACATTTGTGCTTTCTGGTGGTGGAAAAGGTTCACTTGATGACTACCAATTAGAAGAAATTAACCCAGATCCTGAACCCACCTTTCAAGAGACAGTTGAGATATCTGGCCATGAAAAAGATTCTATTGATGTCTGTCAATTGGAAAGCACATCCTCAAAACCTGAGTTTCAAGAGACAGTTGGGTTATCTAGACATGGAAAAGATTCTCTTGATGGCTGTCAATTGGAAAGCACATCTTCAAAGCCCACCTTTCAAGAGACAGTGGAGATCTCTAACCATAAAAAAGATTCTCTTGATGGCTGTCAATTGGAAAGCACATCCTCAAAACCTTTGTTTCAAGAGACAGTTGAGTTATCTGGACATGGAAAAGATTTTCATGATGGCTGTCAGTTGGAAAGCACATCCTCAAAACCTGAGTTTCAAGAGACAGTTGGGTTATCTGGACATGGAAAAGATTTTCATGATGGCTGTCAGTTGGAAAGCACATCCTCTCAACCTGAGTTTCAAGAGACAGTTGGGATATCTGGACATGGAAAAGAATCTCCTGATAGTTGTCAATTGGAAAGCAACAAACAGGATCCTAAAAGCACCACCTCAAAACTTGACCATGGAAATTCATCCCAGCTAGAAGGACAGAAATGCTTTACATCTGATGATGAGCAAGTTGAGCGGAGTAGTTTTGGATTCCTTGAGTCTTGTTTTGGTTTAAAAAGTATAGCGCAGAACAATGAGAAACTGTTTAATCATATTAAACCACCGGTTCTTCTAAAAACTGCCTTTGAATCTAATAATATAATAGATGAGGGAACTGATGCACCAAAATATCTCAGTACAGACCAAATGTCCAAAACCTCCCTAGATCCTGGACAGCAAAACGTCACCATTGCAAGCAAAGATTCTTTGCCGCGTATCAAGACCCAAAAGAGAAAACTGCAGCCTGTGGTTCTCCTCGAGACAACTGAGAAAAAAACCTGCAATGAAAAGAAATACCATTGCTTTGAATGCCAAGAGTCAACACAAAGTGTAGACGAACTAATCGAGCATTACCATTCCATGCATGCTCACCATAAGTCTCAGTACTGTCCCACTTGTGAAAGTTACTTCACTGATGGTTCATTAGCTGGAAAACATTTTTGTGGAGAAGTCAAGCTTATTGACAAGCTAGAATCATCCCCTTCCTATACAAAAGGGCTAACTAGGGAGAAAGCAAAGTTCATATGCAAGTATTGTAGGAAGTCCTTTGTTCGAAAGCCTTATTATGAAGAACATATGCTAAACCACAGAGTGGTCACACATCATAGATGTGAAATTTGTGGATTATACTTCCCTAATGCTCACAAACGTCTAAGTCACAAGCGTAAAGGAACATGCACACCTTTGATACTAGATCCTTCTTTAGAGACTGCAGATCATTCAGAATCAAGCCACAAAAAGAGTGACATACGAGGCGTGGTTGAAACAGTTGTAGAAACAGACGTCAATGTAGAACTACGTAATTGCTTTGTGAAACTCATGGATGTGTGCAAGACTAGCCAGTCACCTGAACGAATACGTTGTGAAGTTTGTGGAAAGGCTTTCAGGCTCAGAGCGCAACTGAACGCACACCTTAGATCACACTCGGACGAGAAGCCCTTCAAGTGTGACGACTGTGGAAAAGCATTCAAATATACCTGGAATCTTAACAAGCATAAAAGAGAGCAGTGTTTTCAAAAGATTGTCCAACATGAAAAACCTTCAGTTCCAGATAGCCAGATCTCACCAAAGTTTAAATGCCCAATCTGTTTTCGCATGTTCAAGTACTCCTACAATCGGACACGTCATTTGCGTCAACAGTGTCTCAGAGACTACATGAAAAACGGCAAAGGAAAGATTGGTGATAAGTATCGATGCCCTCTGTGTAAAGATATGTTTACTGTGGCTGGCAACCGCAATAGGCACATCAAGCAAACTTGCATTAAGCTAAAACGCTATACAGCCAAAGgaaaggtaaaaaaaagaaaagatgaaCTCCACAATACCAAAAAAGAGAACAAAGTGTCACCCTTGACTCTGTCCCAACAAAAAGCATTGCGGTACAAATGCACTTTTTGTCCATTGGAGTATTCTAGCAAGTCTGGTTTCTACAATCATCTAGCAAAGCATAAATTGCTTGGACATGCCAAAAAGGCAATCAAACAAAAACATGGTAATGCTGGTGATTTGAAAAGTTCAAGCTCTGCTGGGCAAATACCAACTAGCCAAGAAAGTGCTGAGAAGGATGCAAGACTTCCTTTCGCTTGTCGCTACTGTGGAAGAGCGTTCGCTTCACCTGACTCATTAAAAAAGCACTTACAACTTCATAAAGGAAACAAACCTTTTCGCTGTTTAGACTGTGGTAAAAATTTTGCCAGGCATGGACACCTAATGGCTCACAAAAATGTTCACAGGCGGAATGTACAGTGTTCGGTCTGCTGGGAAGTTCTGCCGTCTATTGGAGATTTGTTAAAACATAGACAGGCCCATCCAAAAAAAGGCATGCTTAAGTGCCCTGATTGCCCTTTGCAGTTCAAGTTTCCAGTATTTCTGCTTCGACATGTGGCTACGCATGAGAGAAGGCGCAAACTCAATGAACTTCTCCCTCCAAAGGAGCAAGCTACACCTCAAAAGGTACAAGAAATTTACAAAGAGGAGTTCAAATGTGGTCTATGCCAAGAAGTCTTTGTTGACTCAAAGGCACTTAGTGAGCATTGTTTAACTCATATGCCTGGACCTTCTGAATCCAAATGTAAGTACTGCAAAAGCCATTTCTCAAATCATGCTGGGCTTATTCGTCACCTCCGCCTTCACACTGGTGAAAGACCTTATCCATGTCCAACTTGTGGCAGGCACTTCCACAGAAAGGAAGCTCTTAAATTACATCAGGAAAAATGTACAGTGGAGCAACCGCTTCCCTTACTAACGTCAAATGCTAAACAAGTACAGGCAGAAAACAGTGTAGACACTGCTTCAAAAAAGACCAGCAATGTCTATAATTGCTCGTACTGCCCACATTCATTTCGTTTTCCAAACAATTTGAAACTCCATGAGAGAGCCCACTTGGCCAAGACTGTTTTCCCTTGCTCAAAGTGTGGGAAGTATTACAGGAGAAGAAAATTTAAGGATCATGTGGAGCTTTGCAATGGAGACAAGATAAAACCTGTTTGCAGAAAATGTGGGAGAATTTTTACTAGAAAAAACTACAGAAATGCCCATGAAAAGCAGTGCCAGGGCAAGCAGgacaaaactgaaactgaaaccaACACGGGAACAAATAATAAGGGCAAATTTAAGCATAAGTGTCCACGATGCTTTAGATGTTTCAGGTCTAGCAGTTTTCTACAGAGACATCTATCTCTTCATTCAAATGAAACGgcatatgcatgcatgcattgTGGACAGAAATTTGACAGTCCGGATCAATGCTTGCAACATGAGGCTTTTTGTGATGGTGTGATCAAGGAACGTAGATTGGAGAGTTTAAGAGGATCTGAGAAAATTAAATCTATATTTGCTGAAGTAAAAAATCAGAAAGAGGCCAATGCAGGTCCTGGAGAAAATGGCGAGTCATTGAAGTGCAAGTTTTGCACTAAATCATTCTTGAGGGCCAGATATCTAAGACGCCACATTCTCACTCATACAGAGGTGAAGCCATATCGGTGCAAGACTTGTGAAAGTTGTTTCTCACGCTATGATCATTTAAAACTGCACCAAGCCCGCTGCAGAGGAAAGCGACAACTTGAGGTACGAGTTGTAAAGATGAGTCTTGACACCTTAAGTCCCCAAAGCAAAGCCCAGGAAGACAGTGACAACTTACAATGCAAAGTTTGCTCAAAGCAAATGTCCACCCTGAGTGATCTAAAGCGTCATATGGCCATGCTCCACATACTCAATAAACCTTTTCCCTGCAAAAGATGTGGCCAAACTTACAGTTCCGAAAAGACTTTGAGGAGGCACAACCTCACAATCAAATGCAAAAAGATTCCGAAAGAAAGTGTGCCTCCTGCCGAGAATGAAGTTCAAACTCAGCCATGCAGGGAAACATCCAAACTTCTGCAACGTATACAGGTGCACTACATGAACAAATTTAAATACCAATGTGAGTATTGCCCTCGACGCTTTAAATTATCTGGACAACTGAAGGTGCATTTACGTCTTCATACAGGGGAAAAGCCATATGGCTGTGCTAACTGTGGAGAGCATTTCATCAGAACAGACTATTTGAAACGACACTTGGCGAAATGCAATGGAAAGGGAGAAAATCAAGAAAAGATTGTTTGTGATAAATGTGGTGACCTGTTCACCCAGGACACACTGTCTATACACCAGAAGACATGTGTCATTAGCTCAAAATCATCTCAAGAGGTAAATAACAAAGACAAGAGCCCCCCCAAGATAAAAGGTTTTTCCTGTGCTAACTGTAGTGACCGTTTTTTATTGTTCTCTCAGCTCCAGCAGCATTTTTTAGCGAAGCATAGATCTGATCAGCCACAAGAGTTAAGTAACGTTCAGCAGCAATTGGTGTCAAATCCCATGCAAGTCATAAAGCAAGAACAGGTTGATGAGGGCTATGGGCAGAACCAAGAAAGCAGCAGTCAGATAAATGCAAGGGAACGACGTGCATGTACAAACACAGACAACACAGACAAGCCTCTTAAATGCCCAGTGTGCAATATGCGCTTTTCCAGGAGTACTGGCCTGGGTATGCACATGCGCATACATAAGGGAGTGTACCCACTTTCCTGCTCAAAATGTCTTGTTGGTTTTTGGACCAGGAAGAGAATGGAGAAACACAGAAGAAAATGTACAGGTCACACAGTTATCTCAAATAATGGATCTGCGATGGAAAGTGGAGGCGAATTAAACGACACTGTACTAGTGTTTAACAAGGGTTCTAATACAACAGGAACTGGAGTACTGCAGACTAAATTCTCATGTAAAGATCAAGACCAGGAAAATGATGCTGAGAAAGGAGATGCCTCTATTCACAAGTATCAGTGTTCTGAGTGTGATCAGAGTTTTACAGACGGACTGAGACTCATAAGTCATTTGGAGGAACATGGCCGGGCGGATCAAGAGCGCAAATCAGATATCCACAGATGCCCCGTGTGCAATAAAGTCTTCGCTCAAGCTGGTATATTGCAAAGGCATATGAAAATGCAACATCATAGAAAAATGGATAATACTTGTGAAATTTGTTCCAAGCATTTTCGTTTTCCATCTGACCTGGAAATTCATAGATCTGCTCATGACCCCAATCGTCCCTTTGCCTGTGACAATTGCAAAATGCGGTTTTGGACTGCTAAAGCCCTGACCTCTCACCACAGAATGGTTCATTTGCACACACAACGGCCCAACTCAAAAGAACCTAGTGTGAAAGCAAGAACGGAGCAGGCTGAAGTATATAGATGTGAACCATGTGACAAAACCTATACGATAAAAAGGTCATACATGAAGCACTGCAAAGTAAAACACAAAGAGGATTTTATCAAAGCCCTCGTTGATAACGAATTGAAAAGAACTTCTGACAGTGCAAGTCAGGAATCGGATAAGGAAGACTCCAGAAATTTTGATGATGAAGACGACAGCGACAATGACTCCGATTCGGCACCGTACTTTCCTTGCCATGTTTGTGGTAAAACATTCTTGACATCAGAAAGTCTTGAGGATCATCAAAGATGTCATCTTGGTGAAAAACCCTTTGAGTGCGAAGAATGTGGGAAGTGCTTTTTCCAGCTCGCAAACTTGCAACAACATCAGCGGTGCCACAAGTCAGAGTTTCAGTGTCAGATGTGTGGGAAAGGATTTGTCTCGCTCTTCAGCCTGCGCAAGCACAAGCAAACGCATATCAGAAAGAGTCCCCACCGCTGCACCAAGTGTCACTTGAGCTTTACACGCTCAACAGAACTAGCCGAGCACATGGTTACCCACCGTGATGAAAACTTTCCATGTGACCTTTGCGATGAAATCTTTTCCTGCAAAACAAGTCGGGCGGAGCACCGCAAGATGCATACCGAGCAAGAAGAAGAGCTTCCACCATTGATTCCCCCTAAACAGCCTCAAACAATACAGGCAACTCCTGCCATCTCAAATAACGTTGAGCAGTACAAGTATCGCTGTGGAATTTGTCAAATAAGATTTCCAGATCCAGAACAGCTCTCAGAACATGGCTGCAATCCAGCGAAGGAGCGCCCATACTCGTGCCCTGAATGCAACAAGCATTTTCTACATGGTTCCCACCTAAAAAAGCATCAGCTTAGCCATCAATTGTCAGGACCACGTTCTTACCAGTGTAATCACTGCAGCATGAGCTTCACCCACCACCACCTTTTTCTCACTCATTTACGAAGCCATGGGAATGAAAAGACTTCCAAGGACACTAACTTTCCTACCAGTGAAAAGATGGTCCGCGTAGAACCTGTAAAGCGTGACAAAATTTATCAGTGCCCCATATGTCCAGAGAGTTTCTACCAAGCCTTGGACCTCGCAAATCACCTCTCTGTTCATTCTCACATGTGCAGTGTTTGTACTATGACTTTCCCCACTAAGAAAGACCTTGATGAACATGAACAATGCCATTTGACTGCTGCTACTCAGTATGAATGCACGGAATGTGGAGACAGCTTTCTTGGAAGTGATGCTTTCCGCAAACACCACTGTAGTAATAGAAAATTGACCTTTCCAGAAAAGCATCGCTCGGAGCCATCTGCCTCTTCCTCCAAGAAGCAGAGTTCAGGGACTCCTTTTCAAACACGTgatgaagaagaggaggaggtTGATGTTGGAGAAGACTTCATTATTTGTCCTATCTGTAAAAGACGGTTCTCCTCCAATAGCAGTTTGATGGAGCACCATAAAAAGCATCACGAGGATCCACGTCCCTTCAAGTGCTTGGTTTGTAAAAAAGGCTTCACGAAGAAACGCTACCTTACGCAGCACCAGCAGATACATAGTGAACGGCCTTACCAGTGTGATGTGTGCTCAGAATCCTTCAAAACGGAACATTCTCTTGTAACTCACCGCAAGATCCATGATGCAAATAGGCAACACCAGTGCCCAATATGCAGCAAATCCTACCTTACAGCACATGATCTTGCAAAACATAAACGGAAACAACATGCTGAACATCAAAGCCAGAGTGAGGCCAACGGAGAGTACCGGTGTGATATGTGCTATAAATCCTTCGCCATGTTTGCTCATTTGCAAAAGCATCAAGAAAGCCACGTAGGACAAGTGGTCTATGAATGCACAGAGTGTGACAAAGCCTTTGCTTTTCTAAATCTTTTGGAGGAACATCAGAGGACTCATGGTGCTGCTTCTACAGAATCGCAATCACCAACCCATTTCCCCTATCAAAGCTCAGTAAATGAATAA